A window from Chrysemys picta bellii isolate R12L10 chromosome 2, ASM1138683v2, whole genome shotgun sequence encodes these proteins:
- the LOC135981530 gene encoding uncharacterized protein LOC135981530 gives MLGDGEDEEGDEEGEAVGSSHNADFPDSQDLFITLTEIPYEASRAVTPDTESGEGSATPSATVSQPSLESHSQRLARIRRRKKRTREDMFSELMACSQAQAAQQTQWRENLTRMHQANMDREERWRQEDQQATQTLLGLLREQTDTLRRLVDVLQERRQEDRAPLQSICNRHPPPPSPIPTSPKVQRRRGGRVPANSHSTPAESSSSRRLSFPKI, from the exons atgttaggggacggggaagatgaggaaggagatgaggagggcgaggcagtcggcagctctcacaacgctgatttccccgacagccaggatctcttcatcacccttacagagatcccctacgaagcgtcccgagccgttaccccggacacagaatctggtgaaggatcagcca ccccgtctgcgactgtctcacaacctagcctggaatcacactcccagaggctagcgcggattaggcgtaggaagaagaggacacgggaggacatgttctctgagcttatggcctgttcccaagcccaggcagcacagcagacccagtggcgggagaacttgacccgaatgcaccaagccaacatggatcgggaggagaggtggcggcaggaagaccagcaggcgactcaaacgctgcttggactactgagggagcaaacggacacactccggcgccttgtggatgttctgcaggaacggaggcaggaggacagagccccgctgcagtccatctgtaaccgccatcccccgccaccaagtcccatacccacctcacccaaagtgcaaagaaggagaggcggcagagtccctgctaactctcactccacccctgcagagagctctagtagcagaaggctctcatttcccaaaatttga